Proteins found in one Elephas maximus indicus isolate mEleMax1 chromosome 11, mEleMax1 primary haplotype, whole genome shotgun sequence genomic segment:
- the APOC4 gene encoding LOW QUALITY PROTEIN: apolipoprotein C-IV (The sequence of the model RefSeq protein was modified relative to this genomic sequence to represent the inferred CDS: inserted 1 base in 1 codon): protein MVEGGQVVRGREKVKAGVCQNEGPAGTPSPPTPRSEGSRWSQVRSKVKELVEPMVTRARDRLQWFWNPKFFKSFMKTYCDXHLRDLGPCTQAWLRSSKDTLLDKAHSLCPRLFCKDKDQD from the exons ATGGTTGAGGGGGGCCAAGTGGTCAGGGGGAGAGAGAAGGTGAAGGCAGGTG TATGCCAGAATGAAGGGCctgcagggaccccgagtccccCAACTCCCAGGTCGGAGGGGAGTCGCTGGAGCCAGGTGCGGAGCAAAGTGAAGGAGCTGGTGGAGCCGATGGTAACCAGGGCCAGAGACAGGTTGCAGTGGTTCTG GAACCCCAAATTCTTCAAGAGCTTTATGAAGACCTACTGTG AACACCTGAGGGACCTGGGCCCCTGCACCCAGGCCTGGCTCCGCAGCTCCAAGGACACCCTGCTGGACAAGGCCCACAGCCTATGCCCCCGGCTTTTCTGCAAGGACAAGGACCAGGATTAA
- the APOC2 gene encoding apolipoprotein C-II — translation MDTRYLLAVFFILLVLGLEVQGDLRPQAEEADGSTFLTWVQKSLRRYWDAAKTTAEGLYQKTALPTVNEKIGDMYTKCTSAATTYLGILTDQIVSIVKGEE, via the exons ATGGACACCCGCTACCTCCttgctgtgttctttatactcCTGGTGTTGGGACTTG AAGTTCAAGGGGACCTCAGACCCCAGGCAGAAGAGGCCGACGGTTCGACCTTCCTCACCTGGGTGCAGAAATCCCTCCGCAGGTACTGGGATGCAGCCAAGACTACCGCAGAAGGCCTATACCAGAAGACCGCCCTGCCCACTGTAAACGAGAAAATCGG GGACATGTACACCAAGTGCACGTCAGCTGCGACTACCTACTTGGGGATTTTGACTGACCAGATCGTTTCTATTGTGAAGGGAGAGGAGTAA